GATGGGAGAAGCCGCCGTCGCCGTCGTCCTGCGCTGGCGCGACGAGGCCGAGCTGCTGCTCATCGAGCGGGCGCAGCGCAGCAACGATCCCTGGTCGGGCCACATCGCCCTGCCCGGCGGCCGGCGCCAGGTGGAAGACGTCGACCTGCGCGCCACCGCCGAGCGCGAAACCCTTGAAGAGGTGGCCCTCGACCTGAGCGCCGGCGAGCGCTGGCTCGGCGCCCTCGACGAAGTGCGCCCCAACACCCGGCGCCTGCCGCCGCTGGTCATCGCCCCCTACGTCGCCCTCGCGCCAGCCGAGGCCACTCTCCGGCCCGACCCACGGGAAGTCGCCTCCATCCACTGGGTCGCCCTCGCCGAGCTCCGCCGCGGCAGCGCCCAGAGCGAAGTGCGCATCCCCTTCGGCGACAGCGATCTCTACTTCCCCTCCTTCCGCTTCCAGGGGCACGAGATCTGGGGCCTGACCCACCGCATCCTGGTGCAGTTGCTGGGGCTGATGGACTGAGGCGGGTCTGGACTGAAACGGACCCCCCTGGGGTCCGTCGAGGATTCTGTAAGTATTTACTTTCAGTGAGTCAGGGTGTCAGGAGAGGGTCTACTTTTGTGGGTAAGTGGTCTCCGGAGTCTGCGAAA
This window of the Acidobacteriota bacterium genome carries:
- a CDS encoding CoA pyrophosphatase, which gives rise to MNHSPFGSLGEMLAARSVRRFERDDTMGEAAVAVVLRWRDEAELLLIERAQRSNDPWSGHIALPGGRRQVEDVDLRATAERETLEEVALDLSAGERWLGALDEVRPNTRRLPPLVIAPYVALAPAEATLRPDPREVASIHWVALAELRRGSAQSEVRIPFGDSDLYFPSFRFQGHEIWGLTHRILVQLLGLMD